A genomic segment from Halomonas sp. TA22 encodes:
- the lolA gene encoding outer membrane lipoprotein chaperone LolA, which translates to MKLKTSLLALSLAATVPMTALANEGAQRLTQLLEPLQTYSASFDQRILDGSGQRLQEAGGQMWLSRPGKFRWEVNAPYQQIVVSNGHEVYLYDPDLEQVTVQPLDTRVTHTPALLLSGSASELTGSYEVAYQQQGAIETFTLTPRSPDTLFEELKMSFNNERLNALQMADSTGQLTAIEFDGIEFNPSIDESRFVFDIPDGTDVIRDSH; encoded by the coding sequence ATGAAACTGAAGACATCGCTGTTGGCACTGTCGCTGGCTGCCACCGTCCCGATGACGGCGCTGGCAAACGAGGGTGCGCAGCGCCTGACCCAGCTGCTTGAGCCGCTGCAGACCTATTCGGCCAGCTTCGATCAGCGAATTCTCGATGGTAGTGGCCAGCGACTGCAGGAAGCTGGCGGCCAGATGTGGCTGTCGCGTCCCGGCAAGTTTCGCTGGGAGGTGAATGCCCCCTACCAGCAGATCGTCGTCTCCAATGGTCACGAGGTCTATCTCTACGATCCCGATCTCGAGCAGGTGACCGTCCAGCCGCTGGATACCCGAGTGACGCATACCCCGGCGCTACTGCTCTCGGGCAGCGCCTCCGAACTTACCGGCAGCTATGAGGTGGCCTATCAGCAGCAGGGGGCAATCGAGACCTTTACCCTGACCCCGCGCAGCCCCGACACGCTGTTCGAGGAGCTCAAGATGTCCTTCAACAACGAGCGGCTCAATGCGCTGCAGATGGCCGACAGCACCGGCCAGCTGACCGCCATCGAGTTCGATGGCATCGAGTTCAATCCCTCCATCGACGAGTCGCGCTTCGTGTTCGACATTCCCGACGGTACTGATGTGATTCGCGACTCACACTGA